Within Dictyostelium discoideum AX4 chromosome 4 chromosome, whole genome shotgun sequence, the genomic segment tgtattttttaaaataaactacaattttttttttctatccatactatttaaattacttttattggtttttacatctatatttttttttttttctttttttcttttttcttttttctttttaaaattccttttttttttttttttttttttttttttttttaaatctcttTTTTGGTATTATTGTAAATAAGATTATACTCCATCGTcgtctatttttaaaagatagtAAAGAGttagtatttatttattattattattattattattattaaatgtggtggttgttattgttgaaaTCATACCATTGAATACCATGAATTCGACGATACCAAAAGCAAGACTACTGTTATTGGTAGCATTACTCTTAAAAATgttattagttttattattgaaagaattgattggtgatggtgatgattttgtggatgaatttgattttgatgaagTGGCAGATGCAAAACCGCTTGGTATTCTTgttgatgacgatgatgatgctgAAGCTGTATATAATCTATTCACTTTAATAGATCCTCTAAGTACTGATCTTGTTGCaaaattcatcatttttttttttttatctcgTTTTTATAAtccttttattaaaaaaaaaaaataaaaccaataacaataatatgaTTTGActgatttcaaatttttacgaattacaaaaaaaaaaaaaaaaaaaaaaatcaaaaaaaaaacaaaatgaacaaaaaaaaaaatcaaaaatgaaaataaggattccatttttttatttttctaaacaatttatagttcccaaaaaaaaaaaaaataaaaataaaaataaaaataaaaataatgaatatattaaaaaaaaaaaaaaaaaaaaaatgtatacagattttattattgttatttttttttttttttgtttttttttataattcatCCATTCCTTggttataattaattttattagtaTAACCTAATTTTAATCTAGCTTTATCATCATtgattgtaaaattttttgaagaATAAATTAAACCAGTTTTAGTGAGTAATGGTAAACCttttaaattgaataatttcCAAATTAAAGCCATAATCCATACTAGTGATAAGGCTATTGGAGTTGGTAAAACCATATGAAGTTTATTTGTAGAGACACCTTTCTTTTTGAATCTGTCAGTGAAAAATTTACGATATTGTACAGATTCGCCATCGGTTAAATGAAAGATATCTTGGTTGTCACCTTTTTCAATTGCCAATCTAATTCCATAGGAAGCATTCTTTGCATGCACAATTGATAGGTAATTCTTTCCACCACCGATCCAAAACCATTGGAATTTATTACATAATCCAACGAGATAATCTAAAACGTTGTCTCTGCTACCCCAAACCAATGGCAATCGAATCACAATGGTTTTCATTCTACTCATCGACGATTGTGTTGCTAATAAAAACTGTTCAGAGATTgctttacttttattatacCACCCCAATTGCTCGATGGGGGGGTATGGCGTGTCCTCGGTGGCGTTGTTTATATTTTCGCCATTCATTATCACGCCTTCACTACTTATGAAACAAAATACACTGACTGATGATGTACTTGACTGGTTACATatattgaataataattcagTAGCATCTATATTATCTTTATATAATTCTTGAACAGATTCTGAATTTGTTTCTAATTTCGCAGCACAATGAATAACTATATCACAACCTTTAATCGCTTCAGTCAAACCTTGTTCGTCATGTAAAGAGCTCATAACGGGTGTTGCTCCCATTTGacttaaaactttatttgatGTTTCTGATCTACTTAATGCAAATACTTTATATCCATTTGATattaattcttcaattatatattttcCTAAAAAACCACTACCACCTGttaaaaatacatttttcatttttttattttaatttaaaatcaattttattcgtttttttttaaaaaaataaaaaagtacagaaaaaaaaataaaaaaaaataaaaaaaaaaatttgaaaaaagatattttttttttttttttttggaaaaaggtttttgatttttttatttatttgtttattttttttttttttttataattgagACAAAATCTTAAATCACTTAAaagatatatataaaattatcatttttattttgaaaaaaaaaaaagagaaaataattgatttggcTCATGtgtataaaaatttaaaaatattatatctttttaatttaactttttaactATATGattatatacaaataatttattaaaaaatgaaaaaaaaaattaaaaatagatcaCAACactgttttttaattaaactatattttttttatttttttttttttattttttttttttttttcaaataattgtaaaaccCATTCACCCCTctctatttatatattattttttattttattttattttattttttttatttttaattttttttattttttatttttttttttaattaatttaattattttttttttttttccttttttttttttttttttcttttttttttcctcaacctaataatatcaaaaacattttaaaataattaaaaatattaaaactatttaattgtataaaaaaaaaaaaaaaaaaaaattataaaaaaaaaaaatatggaaataattataaatagaaatgaaattaattttgataataataataataataataataatagtaataataataataatttaaataataataataataataataaaaataataataaaaataatttaaatgataatgataataatagtaataatagtaataataataataataataataaaagatttaaatttcaaaataaaccTATTATAGTATTACCAATTTATTTACAacgttttattttaaaaattatgattAGTGAAGTTTGTAGAAAAGATAAGAATCAAGATTActataaatcaatttcatctgaaaaaagatataaatgtaaattaattaattttgcaTTAACATGTAAAGAAtggtttaaaacaatttcaaagaaTTTTTTCGTTGCaaatgatttttcaattttaaattcaaattataattcaaattccaAGTATtcattattgaaaattgaaaatattagaGTTTTAAGATTAACACAAATTTACTCAAAAGAgtattgtttaaaaattcaacaacaattattaccaaaattagaaaatcttaaaaaagttattcTAACAAGTACATTCACCAATACAGATGATAAATGGTACAGTTTTGGTAACGATATTcctttaattcaaaattataaaattgacATAAATGTTGATATTCATGATATTTATGAAATTCAAGATAATATAATACTAAACCAACCACAACAAAGTAGTATAAatactaatattaatttaaatgtttcacttttaaatatttggtCTGATTTTGATGAGGAATGTGAATTGGTTGCATTAAactatataaattattttaaacctaaaaagttattattatttccaaccACAAATATAATCCAATTTTCAAAAGGTTACgaactttttaataattgtttattatcattcaaagaattaaattattatgaaccaattacaattgatgaattatatcatttattaaaatcttctccaaaaattaaatatttatcatttcaaatttgttttgatacattaatttattatttaagcggtaataataataataataataataataataataataataatagtaatgatgcTAATGCTAATGGTACAACATGTTGTACTTGTAATACATCAAGATCAATTCAAGAATTTAATGAGAAatggttatttatttataatacaattttaaatcataaatATTTAACATCATTATCCATTACACATCGTTGTCCTGAAAGTTTTGAATTGAATCAGTTTTATACTGGTTCTTATCAATCAAGTTCAACATCGATATCGAGGGAATTTATTGAGAATTTCGgttcaatgattttaaataatcaatcaataaAGTCATTAAGATTATCTGGATTTCATACACCTTCACTATTTGAATATGTTATGgcaaataaaagaataataaagtaTAAATCGGAATTCATTGatactttaaataattcaaaatattatattgaCACAATtagtaatttattaaaaattaatccaacaattattaaatttcatttacatGAAATTAGTTTCACTGGTGATTATATAAGGAAAAACTATTTAacatttaaatgtttttataataaatcaattaaaaattaaataaaattgaatccaTATTgtgatttcaaaaaaaaaaaataaaaaaaaaaaaaaataaaatgaaaaataaaaaagatttttttttattttttttttttttattttttttttatttatttttcgaAAGCCCAAAGTAAAACAACCTCTTAAAAaatactataaaaaaaaataaacaatatatttatttattgttttttttaaactttaatACACttaatttttaagaaaaaaaaaacttagaAATAACActtatataaatattgataCTATTTTTAgcaatcaaatttatttaatttttttttaattttttttaatttttttttttttcgtgtGCTTCAAAACCACCATTGTTTTGTTTACAATCCAATAgaattttgaaaatcaaattaaaaataaaaaaaaaaatagatccacttaaaaatatacaaattttaaaattgagaaaaaataaagaaaggAGATTTTCAAGATTCTATCAAAAtagatttataaaaaaggTAATTCTAAAactgatttattaattttttttttcaacatgttgttggtgtttttctgttattaaatttatttttagagtACTCAGCTAGTCATACTAaaattgagaaaaaaaaaaaaataataataataaaaataataaaaataataaaaataataaaaataatgggaTTGTGTTGTTTTtggatattgaaaaaaaataaaaataaaaaataaaaataaataaataaaaaattgaatctcAATACAATGATCCAAATcaccaacttttttttattttttatttttttttattttttttttttatttttttaattttttttttttttcactcacacaatattaattatttatagatTTTTCAATCTGTAGAATTTTACACTTACAACAATATAAAGATTTATCCccaaatccaaaaaaaaaagcaattaactattatttgttttattttttgaatatataattctttttaacttttttttttcttctttatttttctatttttaaaaaagaatggaaaatcaaaaaaaaaataattttaatcaaattgattattttagaTGGGCCGActatagtaaaaataataataataataataataataataataataataatattaataataataataataataataataataataatataaataataatattgataataataatagtttttatcGTTTCATTAGTCCtccatttaataaaattaataataataataatgctaacaatttcaataatataaataataataataataataattttaataattatcaacTAAATGATGGCAATAagatttcaattaataatattttaaatgataatacaaCCACTACCAATACATCAGCAAATCAAAACTCTGCTAACACAAACAAAACATATAATTTctcaaaaaatgaaaatggaaTTGTttatgaaattgataattttatattggaTTCCAATTTAGTTCGTGAACAAccattcaataattttaattacctcaatataataaataatattcaaaatttccttcaattaatttcagGAAAGGTAgctatttaatttaataatagttaataatgatattaaataaatactaattaaattatacaaAATAATAAGGTAAATTTATTGAATGTTATTTTGGGCATATTGGTTGATGATGTGAATAGATATTCAGTAAATCCGAATAGTATGTCAATTATTCCATCTGATAATTTTCCAACACCTCAGTTACCACTTGAAACTAATACTGATTTAAATAACACTTCAGATTGCTCATCAACTACCTTTTCATCACCTCCATCTTCTGCATTTAATTCACCAAATCTCCAGAATGATTATACTCAAcctcaaaatcaaaaatcacAATCCTCAacaattgttaaaaaaaatagtagtaaaagcaaatcaaaaaacaataaacaatcaaaagATGATGGAGAAACCAATGATGGTGAATCACCTGAAATTGAGGAAAAAAGAGTTATAAGATTAGATATGAATCTTAATCCAAATCCAACTATACCAAAAAGAGGTAGACCACTAAAAGTAAGACCATTTGAGTGCTccatttgtaaaataaaatgttcaATATATTGGAGAAGAATATTGATTAATGAAGTTCGTACCTCTGTATGTAATGCATGTGGTCTTAGAACAAtgaaaaaaactaaaaaggaaaatatagaaaaaaaaaaaaataaaatcagtaatattttaaatgacCATAATTCTGAAATAGATaaccaaataattatttatcttaatcaaaaaaaaacaaccactactacaacaaccacaacaacttCAAGCACAAATAAcctaaacaataataataataataataataataataataataataataataataataataataataataataataataataataatgataacaataataatgataacaataataatgataacaataataatgataacaataataataataataataataataataataataataataataataataataataataatgataattataatgatagTATTTATTCAAGATTGTATAGTGATGATTATGAAGATGAATATTATGAAGGTGAAGaatatgaaaatgaagacGAGTAACTATTTAATGGTggttctttaaaaatttggttgtttttttttttattattaataaatttgtaatttttaaaaaatatattataaatcgaatttatttttcacttttttatattaattaatctggatttctaattaaatttttaattcaatataaagtttattttttttaatttaaaagtgagaaaataaaaaaataaataatattaagtttattaaaatacataatataaatcatttttttttttttatatttgaatttgtggTGTATATATCATTTATGAAAATagagaaaatttaaaaaaaaaaaaagaagaaaaaatcaaaaatcaaaattaaaatggttggataagaaatatttaaaactggtcttaatgaaaaaaaaaaaaaaaaaaaaaaaaaaaaaaaaaaaaaaaaaaaaaaaaaaataaaaacaaatttaaatatttggaCCTATctctatttgtttttttttttttttaaatcttttaaaattttttttttattaaaataaaataaatgttttttttttattgactctataaacaaaaatattattcaaaacaaaaaaaaaataaaaaaataaaaaaaaaaaaaataaaaaaaattgaaattttattgataaccaccctttttttattttttttttatttttaaaaaaaaaaaaaaaaaaattttgatcttaaaaataataaaaaaatggattttaaaaatattaaaaaaatgatccaaaaaaaaaaaaaaaatattattacaacccttaaataaaatttgtaaaaggtaaaaaaatttttttcaaaaaaaaaaaaaaaagttaaatctCTAATGAAAGTCCACccaaaattcttttaaaaaattcaaaaaaaaattttaatcctTAAAAATACCTATATTTATCCCAAACccccaaatttaaataaaataaatttaaaataatttaaaaaaaaaggggaaatttttttttggtttttttttttcaaaaatttttttttttacccccaattcattaaattttttttcacaacCCCTTTCCaaacccattttttttttccccttttttaaaaaaaaaaaaaaaaaaaaaaaaaaaaaaaaaaataataataattttttaaaatggttaaaagaaataataataattcaattaattatgaaataaataaaataattccaGTACAAACAACCAAAGATATAAATTccaaaagagaaaaagaaatccatgtgcaaattaaaaaaatcaattctaATAGAACTTTTGTTTATGAAAatgtatttataaattttttttttttttttttttttttttttttttttaaaatcttattataatttaattattgatattaatctttttattttttaaatctttttttttttttttttttttttttttttttttctttttttttaagattcaTAGACACATCTTATTGGTTTTAGAGAACTTTGGAAGTACAAAGAATCTTTTTCTCGTCCTTTCAGACTGTCTTGCAACATTGAAAGGTTATGATTCTCAAGAGTACCAATTACAACTTGAGCTACAAACCATTTCTGattcaactacaactactacaacaaaCACTGTTTCCACTGTTGCCACTGCTTCCACTTCCAAAACTGCCACTTCCAAAAATGtcatttcaaatattgaaaacaATACTAATAAGAGTCAACCATTggaatcaaatgatttaactCCACCATCATCTAAATCATCTAATTCTTCCCCTTCAACATCTCCAAGCAAAAGAGTTTCCAAATCTAAAACAAGGGTAACAAAGAAACCAAACCAAGTTATTTCCACTAGTTCTTCTGGTGAAACTGAAAATCTTACTACAACCAGTACTGCTGATACCACTGCTACCACTGATACTGCTGATACAACCGATGGCACAAATACAAGAACTAGCAATACATCCAGTGATGATACCACTACAGAATCAACCAAGAAAAGAGGTAGACCATCTAAAATTCAACCAGACAGTTGCTATGTTTGTAGAAGAACCTTTACTTCATATTGGAGAAAAGGTATCTTCAATGACCAAAATGAAGATCTTTGCAATCCTTGTggtttgaattatttgaaaaaaggaaaaaaagaacaaatttcaaaaaatcaaaatagtATCCACAATATTTTAAACTAACCTTTCTAAATCctttttgataattatcaaaaaactattttttaaaaatcaaaataatgtaacattttttaatcattaataataatttgtaaataaataaataaataaagcatataatcatttatttaatttttattttattatttttattatttttattattttcaatattaaaaactcCACCACAGTTGGTTTTATTTTGAGGTGTTGATCAATCTATACCAATTCCAATTGATCattgaaatcattaattataCCACAATAGTAAGCTGCCATCAATTCACCTAAACTACATTCTAATTCAATCGAACCATAGATGccacaatataaaaaaaaaaaaataaaaaaaaaaaaaaaaaaaaaaggatggccaaatcagaaaaaaaaaaataaaaataaaaaataaaataaaaaaaaaataaaaaagaaaaataaaaaatttgattattctaataaaaaaaattaaatttttaaagatgtaattgataatgccaaaaaaaaaaatacattttaAAAGTGAtaaacataataataattattttttattttaaataaaatactatttaatttcattacttaaaaatttttatttatttttagattattttttacgaaaatatctaaattttttttatgaaaatatctgaattttttttatgaaaatatctgaattttttttattttttttttttatttttttattaaagttttattttctcTGCAACTCTACTTTGGTTGTAaacattattttaataataataataataataataataataataataataataataataataataataataatagttataataataatattcattatGCTTTAAATAGTATTGATCtattgttaataaattagtccaattttgtaaatttatagAATCTATTATCGAAGTTTCTTAGTTGTCACCTTTCATGgatagaatttttttttttcaaaatagaAATTGCCTCAAATGTATAATGAATTCGAAATAGAATTCGTTATACATTTGAAACAACTtctattttgaaaaaaaaaaattcaatgtATGAAGGTGACAACTAAGAAAGTTCATAATGAAATTCAAGATGCCAATTGGTCCAGTATCGTTCTAATCTTTTTGATGATAAATATGGTCATAATTAGTATCTTATGGTATTATTTGAACACGATTGGGTGTATCAATTTTATTGGtgatcaaatttatttaactgcttgatcaattttaaaataaaaataaaaaagtaaaaataaaaaatttttcaaagcAAGTATCGATAATGTGatctatttaattttttttttttttttttttctttctcttttttttttctttttattattttattattttattgttttattgttttattattttacatCATTATTTGCTTATTAGCCTTTAATTTTTcctttaattttgtttttttttttataaaatggaATCAAATAcattaacaattaaaattataataataaacaataatgaaaacaataatgataataagaGAAGATGAATAGTCAATGGAAAAATTCTATAATTTGTAATTCTTGCAGTTTAAAATGTATGGTACTaagttataaaataaataaaataaaataaaaaaaaaaaaaaaaaaaaaaaaaaaaaaaaaaaaatacagaAAACACAACTAccttataaaaatatttttgtttattatatttttttactttctttctctttcatATGAATTATAGGGTTTTAACCATTATTTCGATTTGGTAAATTTTGGAACCAAATCATTTGTATCTAATGGttgattatcattaatagtattatttgCATTATAAAtactattgatattattaatattttttaaattactattatacaATTGtacttattattataaatatgttTAAAACAGTTTGAGttatatttaaaactattggtataattatttataataaattaataggTGGGAAAATcgaaatcaataaataagtTTTGATCTATAATATtgttttcatcatcattatcatcattattattattattattattattattattattattattattattattattattattattattatttttataaatgttttgattattttgatttaaaattaaagaatcaatatcatcattaattttatttttattattttcttcttttctcTCAATAAAATAACTTGTATCACAATCATTTTCAACAAATGGTTGAAAAACCAATACCTTTTGATCTTCATAAATTTTCCAATTAATTTCTGAAAAGAATGGATGACATTTAACTTCATCAACACCATTTGCACCTAATCTTACACTTGGATTTGgatctaataatttttcaattaaatcaattgccACTGGGTATAGCTTTTTAggaaaataaagtttttttttatgatttgtaattttattaaatattattcttacatttttttcatcattatctgaTTTTggattaattgattcatttggtTCATCTTCTTGAAATGGTGGataaccaattaaaaattcatacAAAATGATTCCCAATGACCACCAATCAATAGTTTTACCATATCCTTTACCCAAAATTACCTCTGGAGGAATATAATATGGAGTACCAAGaatcttttgattttcagtagtgttattattatttgtgttGTACAAAGTAAAagaattctttaaaattttaatattacaactttcatcaacaaaatcaaattttgatAAACCAAAATCTGCTAATTTAATATGACCATTTGAATCTATTAAGATATTATCTGGTTTTAAATCTCTATGAATTATACCATGGTTATGAAGATATTCTaaacatattattatttgagcAATAATATTCTTTGTTAAATCTTCAggcatattattattaaatgaacgTAATAATGATGCACAATCAccaccatttaaaaattccataacgaaaaaaagttttttatcAGTTtgaaatgaagaaaataattctacaataaaattacatttataatttgacaaaattgttttttcaatattaactTGATCAaccatcatttttttaattgtatcacttttttttattacttttattgcTACtgtttttttggttattttattttctgcCAAATAAACCTTTCCAAATCCACCTTTTGAAatcacttttaaaaaattaaaatcatctaATGGTGTAATTTTGGTTGAACATATTGAAATAATATCATGTGATAATGGTTTTACTTTTGGTTGAGATAAAACTGGACTTTCAAATTTTggtgatgatattgaaaggtcattacttttttttattttataatcttgataaaatttatttgaacaattggtattaatgaattggtaattttcaatttcaccatACTCtataaacctttttttattatttatttttatataaataattttatatgtaACTACATTATCactaaataaatttcaataattagtattttttttatttttttttttttatttttttttatttttttaaattaataatgtaaaaaataaaataaaaaaatgaaataaaataaaaattaaaacatactccaattttgaataataatcAGAAAagtcatttttaaaatgtggtaaatttttatttattataaacatttatattttattattgtatgATCAGATTAggatttagaaaataataattatgatataaatttaattatccggtcgatttatttttatttattaaattgtacCCTTTATCATacaacaaatattattaaaaattaaaaaaaataataatttaaaaattaaataaaaataatgctTTTGTTTGTAAAATAGCAAAAAACCGTTTTGATGAATTCAATACCAATTTAATCATTCctggaataaaaaaaaaaaaaaaaaaaaaaaaatattattgttttttttttatatatttatttttatttttattgaaatttcaatgtATAGATAGTTACTACTACCACGCTAAAAAGAATCACAGATGTGTGTTCAAGTGGggtttgaaataatttttttttttttatttgaaaaaaataaaattttaatacacataaacaaataaaaaaaaaataaaaaaaaattcacttATTTTCACACATTAAAAAACCACACTACATAAAAAtaggaaaaagaaatatatttAGTATTGTTATTACATCTATGTTGGttataatttacaaatttatccaaacgaatttttttttttttcgtttaaTTATACCATTATTGGTAATAtttatggaaaaaaaaacaaaatacaaAATGAAGTGtatgaaaattttatatttaattttaattttaattctatttttaatttttattttattataatctatatttttatttttttttgaaatctaGTTTTGCaatatgtttaaaaaaaaaaaaaaaataaaaataaaaataaaaaaaacaaaaaaaaaaaaatggttaaaATCCTTTAATTATTACAAGCATGATGTTATTTGAatgtgttaattttttttattcatgtAGTGTAATCGACATgcatttcaaaataaaatatatattttctattttaaaattgttatttaaatatagaaTGATTGGatgtttttggtttttttaaaaaaaaaaaaaattaatttatatatttataaatgattaatacataaataaatttaaaaaggtagctttttattaaaatattttttttatttaaaattgtttggTAAAGATATagattaaaa encodes:
- the gtaM gene encoding GATA zinc finger domain-containing protein 13 — encoded protein: MENQKKNNFNQIDYFRWADYSKNNNNNNNNNNNNNINNNNNNNNNNNINNNIDNNNSFYRFISPPFNKINNNNNANNFNNINNNNNNNFNNYQLNDGNKISINNILNDNTTTTNTSANQNSANTNKTYNFSKNENGIVYEIDNFILDSNLVREQPFNNFNYLNIINNIQNFLQLISGKVNLLNVILGILVDDVNRYSVNPNSMSIIPSDNFPTPQLPLETNTDLNNTSDCSSTTFSSPPSSAFNSPNLQNDYTQPQNQKSQSSTIVKKNSSKSKSKNNKQSKDDGETNDGESPEIEEKRVIRLDMNLNPNPTIPKRGRPLKVRPFECSICKIKCSIYWRRILINEVRTSVCNACGLRTMKKTKKENIEKKKNKISNILNDHNSEIDNQIIIYLNQKKTTTTTTTTTTSSTNNLNNNNNNNNNNNNNNNNNNNNNNNNNNNDNNNNDNNNNDNNNNDNNNNNNNNNNNNNNNNNNNNNDNYNDSIYSRLYSDDYEDEYYEGEEYENEDE
- the gtaW gene encoding GATA zinc finger domain-containing protein 23; amino-acid sequence: MVKRNNNNSINYEINKIIPVQTTKDINSKREKEIHVQIKKINSNRTFVYENIHRHILLVLENFGSTKNLFLVLSDCLATLKGYDSQEYQLQLELQTISDSTTTTTTNTVSTVATASTSKTATSKNVISNIENNTNKSQPLESNDLTPPSSKSSNSSPSTSPSKRVSKSKTRVTKKPNQVISTSSSGETENLTTTSTADTTATTDTADTTDGTNTRTSNTSSDDTTTESTKKRGRPSKIQPDSCYVCRRTFTSYWRKGIFNDQNEDLCNPCGLNYLKKGKKEQISKNQNSIHNILN
- a CDS encoding MAST family protein kinase yields the protein MFIINKNLPHFKNDFSDYYSKLDNDLSISSPKFESPVLSQPKVKPLSHDIISICSTKITPLDDFNFLKVISKGGFGKVYLAENKITKKTVAIKVIKKSDTIKKMMVDQVNIEKTILSNYKCNFIVELFSSFQTDKKLFFVMEFLNGGDCASLLRSFNNNMPEDLTKNIIAQIIICLEYLHNHGIIHRDLKPDNILIDSNGHIKLADFGLSKFDFVDESCNIKILKNSFTLYNTNNNNTTENQKILGTPYYIPPEVILGKGYGKTIDWWSLGIILYEFLIGYPPFQEDEPNESINPKSDNDEKNVRIIFNKITNHKKKLYFPKKLYPVAIDLIEKLLDPNPSVRLGANGVDEVKCHPFFSEINWKIYEDQKVLVFQPFVENDCDTSYFIERKEENNKNKINDDIDSLILNQNNQNIYKNNNNNNNNNNNNNNNNNNNNNNDDNDDENNIIDQNLFIDFDFPTY